CCATGGACCTGCTCGACACCACCGTCGCGCCGCCATCGTCGGATGTACTGGCTGCCGAACTGGCCCGGCTCGACGTGCCCGTCGATGACGACTACCTCGACAACAGCGGTCCGTTGCGCTTCGCCGCTGAGCCCGGTGACGAGCCGTCGCCGCTGGCCGCCGCAGGTGGACGCAAGGTCGCCCTGGGCATCGCCGGCCTACTCACGGTTGCCCTGATCGGCCTGCTCATCGGGATCAGCACGCTTAGCGGCAACGACGAGGATCCGCAGACCGATCCGGTCGCCGCGCCCAGCGCCAGCGCACCGGTGAGCGACGAGCCGTCGACACCGGCGGTCCGGGACCTGAAGATCAGCGCCGCCCGGATCATCGACCCCGACAGCCGCAACCGCAGCGAGGTCCGCGACGCCGAGAAGGTCTTCGACGGCGACCGGGACGAGGGCTGGTCGACCGAGACCTACCCGACCGGCAACTTCGGCAACTTCAAGCGGGGCATGGGCATCTGGATCGACCTCGGTGCCGAACGCACGGTCAGGTCCCTCCAGGTCAACCTCTCCGACACCGGCGCCTCCGCGGAACTGCTGACCGGCACGCTCGACGCCCCGTCGAGCAGCGCCGGTGACAAGCGGATGCTCACCGAGTACAAGAAGAACCAGATCGGGCAGCCCTTCGAGGCGCACGACGGGACCACCATGACCTTCAACGGTTTCGACGCCGACCAGAAGTACCGTTACCTGCTGTTCTGGATCACCGAGTTGCCCCCGAACGGGAACGGCTTCAAGGTCGGTGTCCAGGAGATCACGGTCCAGGGGTCGTGACGGAGCGGCACCCGCAGCGGGCCTGACGATGGACGTACGCGACGGACGTGCTGCCGCTCAGGACCGGACGGACGGAGCACCGGTGGACGAGACGGTCAGCGACCTGGATCTGCTGCACGCCCACGTCGCCGGTGACCGGTACGCGTTCGCCGAGCTGTTCCGCCGACACCGCGACCGGCTCTGGGCGGTGGCCCTGCGTACGCTCGGTGACCGGGAGGAGGCGGCCGACGCCCTCCAGGACGCGCTGCTCTCCGCGCACCGTGCCGCCGGACGGTTCCGGGGCGACGCCGCCGTCACGACCTGGCTGCACCGGATCGTGGTGAACGCCTGCCTCGACCGGATCCGACGACGGCAGACCCACCCCACGGTGCCGATGCCCGACGGGGTCCACGACCGGGACGACGGCACCGGTGGCGTCGAACCGGCCGCACCGGTACGCGACCACGACACGGCGATGGTGGTCCGCGACGCCCTGGCCGCGCTCCCGATCGAACAGCGTGCCGCTCTCGTCCTGGTGGACGTGCAGGGGTATCCGGTCGCCGAGGTCGCCCGGATCCTCGGCGTCGCCGAGGGGACGATCAAGAGTCGGTGCGCCCGGGGTCGGGCCCGGTTGGCGATCATGCTCGGGCACCTGCGGACCGGTGGCGAGCAGCTGCCCGACGATGCCTCCGACGTGCCGGCGCTCACCCGTGGGAACCCGAGAGCGCCGCAGGGCGTCCGATCGAGGTCGGGGCGCTCCCGACCGG
This DNA window, taken from Micromonospora sp. FIMYZ51, encodes the following:
- a CDS encoding protein kinase family protein, coding for MPSSAGPSIDTITEGGRVTQVGEGQDADETTPPVMTFGAPEAGEILAERYELVEHINNDSAGRLVWRGVDVVLRRPVAVVLRYPGGDSATEMLQAAVAASRVVHPNLVGVYDAIDEAERAYVVREWVDGQSLRELVAGGPLDAGRATAVGNAVASALAAVHATDMVHGNVHPGTVMISDDGRVVLADARTDGADSQETDVRAVGGILYYALTGHWPHTEAPLRGATAGHGRAAIPDAVRDANGTAAAPRQVRAGVPAYLDDLTMDLLDTTVAPPSSDVLAAELARLDVPVDDDYLDNSGPLRFAAEPGDEPSPLAAAGGRKVALGIAGLLTVALIGLLIGISTLSGNDEDPQTDPVAAPSASAPVSDEPSTPAVRDLKISAARIIDPDSRNRSEVRDAEKVFDGDRDEGWSTETYPTGNFGNFKRGMGIWIDLGAERTVRSLQVNLSDTGASAELLTGTLDAPSSSAGDKRMLTEYKKNQIGQPFEAHDGTTMTFNGFDADQKYRYLLFWITELPPNGNGFKVGVQEITVQGS
- the sigM gene encoding RNA polymerase sigma factor SigM; translation: MDETVSDLDLLHAHVAGDRYAFAELFRRHRDRLWAVALRTLGDREEAADALQDALLSAHRAAGRFRGDAAVTTWLHRIVVNACLDRIRRRQTHPTVPMPDGVHDRDDGTGGVEPAAPVRDHDTAMVVRDALAALPIEQRAALVLVDVQGYPVAEVARILGVAEGTIKSRCARGRARLAIMLGHLRTGGEQLPDDASDVPALTRGNPRAPQGVRSRSGRSRPDANQEEA